A region from the Gymnogyps californianus isolate 813 chromosome 14, ASM1813914v2, whole genome shotgun sequence genome encodes:
- the FAM193B gene encoding LOW QUALITY PROTEIN: protein FAM193B (The sequence of the model RefSeq protein was modified relative to this genomic sequence to represent the inferred CDS: inserted 3 bases in 2 codons) yields the protein MAVAASPRRAFPPSLLPPXGQGPDGPRRHIGCCPGCGGRRAALAMTRRRNKAAAGAAGGGGSAPRRERVGGSDAGPPPPPPPPPPPPEPPAPPEVVVAAAGSSGEPGRANAQVLPTANQSVQTCCLLCHRERKDWGGPSHNGLVSPGERLPPDFVPTLVQNLLGEMPLWICQSCRKSVEEEERRAVQEQALAVSLSHTSCKSQSCGGGSHSSSSSSSSSSSSCHGNSGDWDPSSFLSAHKLSGLWNSQHTNGAAQGSPLGAPPAALGDKHPGLTLSPECASQAPAMAPGLKACPYSHAASPTSSSAAPGSPLPTSLDFCKTLPKQFKSMCRRATPPGEAFHSSEHHQHSDLTAPPNSPTGLPSQPPALVPSKQMPAHPGPFGSPPHVPLGTSPQAVLFPAPSAQAAAPKPASESPPAGTVSHSPGSCKSPHLPPANVPLLKMPPPLSGCTHPCNGHCSTSLIPPPASHQLPSTNRDPSCKGHKFPNGTSCHPPQPCEADEGLGEDEDSSSERSSCTSSSTNQKDGKFCDCCYCEFFGHNAPPAAPTSRNYAEIREKLRSRLTKRKEELPQKLGHNSSSGEPAVDHRNVDELLDYINSTEPKPLNSAKAAKRARHKQKKKEKEKAQLEAEAQKRAERAPTAGQAREPAEEKLLEWPELELERVNSFLSSRLQEIKNTIKDSIRASFSVYDLNLDVNDFPKKAAVLEQKNLLSHLNGSSDLQDIDLALAPLSLGPAKSHALLRGELGPRWGEGPGEPPPAPGAENGVVKRLSAVPSLSRMIWVQSKAADSAADGGRLSPEPKEGPQPKGLEPPEPVPAGSRQRKNKRQSGQAKKGEGAAAVPGGQARLESPGAKGQVLGTKHPSKAGAPEPQRAGGCAEPGESGKGQPWGCGGGRPEKERSGEGKGRRAEGKAELPELAQQQQQPPALAAGDRQLPAPPALGGXPQPKGKSRKSRNKVEKSNTSIDDVFLPKDLDGAEMDETDREVEYFKRFCLDSAKQTRQKVAVNWTNFTLKKTTSSAAQ from the exons ATGGCGGTAGCGGCTTCACCTCGCCGggcctttcccccctccctccttccccc cggGCAGGGGCCGGACGGGCCGCGCCGCCATATTGGCTGTTGTCCTGGctgcggcgggcggcgggccgcGCTCGCCATGACTCGCAGGCGGaacaaggcagcagcaggagcggcGGgtggcggcggctccgcgcctCGCCGTGAGAGGGTGGGGGGTTCCGACGCTggtcctcctccccctcctccgccaccgccgccgccaccggAACCGCCCGCCCCGCCTGaggtggtggtggcggcggcgggcagcagCGGGGAGCCGGGCAGAGCCAACGCTCAG GTGCTGCCCACCGCCAACCAGTCAGTGCAGACGTGCTGCCTGCTCTGTCACCGGGAGCGCAAGGACTGGGGAGGGCCGTCCCACAATGGGCTCGTTTCCCCGGGCGAGAGGCTGCCACCGGACTTCGTGCCAACGCTTGTGCAGAACCTCCTGGGAGAAATGCCACTGTGGATCTGCCAGAGCTGCCGGAAGagtgtggaggaggaagagcggCGGGcggtgcaggagcaggccctGGCG GTCTCATTATCCCACACATCCTGCAAGTCACAGTCTTGTGGGGGTGGCTcccactcctcttcctcctcctcctcctcttcttcctcctcgtGCCACGGGAACTCAGGGGACTGGGACCCCAGCTCTTTCTTGTCTGCTCACAAGCTCTCGGGCCTCTGGAACTCACAGCACACCAACGGGGCCgcgcagggcagccccctcGGGGCCCCCCCTGCTGCACTAG GCGACAAGCACCCCGGCCTCACTCTCTCTCCGGAGTGCGCCAGCCAGGCGCCTGCCATGGCGCCGGGGCTCAAGGCCTGTCCCTACAGCCACGCAGCCTCCCCCACCTCCAGCAGCGCCGCCCCGGGCTCGCCTCTGCCTACCTCACTCGACTTCTGCAAGACGCTGCCGAAGCAGTTCAAAAGCATGTGCCGGAGGGCCACCCCGCCAG gtGAGGCCTTCCACTCCTCAGAGCATCATCAGCACTCGGACCTCACTGCTCCTCCCAACAGTCCCACCggcctcccctcccagccaccaGCGCTGGTCCCCTCTAAGCAGATGCCTGCCCATCCAGGGCCCTTCGGCTCCCCACCCCATGTCCCGCTGGGCACCTCCCCGCAGGCTGTGCTCTTCCCTGCGCCCAGCGCGCAGGCGGCAGCTCCGAAGCCGGCGTCTGAGTCCCCTCCCGCTGGCACGGTCTCACACAGCCCCGGGTCGTGTAAGAGCCCTCACCTGCCCCCTGCCAACGTGCCGCTGCTGAAGATGCCGCCTCCGCTGTCGGGCTGCACTCATCCCTGCAACGGGCACTGCAGTACTTCACTCATCCCTCCTCCCGCCTCCCACCAGCTGCCCAGCACGAACAG GGACCCCTCTTGCAAAGGGCACAAATTCCCAAACGGTACCAGCTGCCACCCGCCGCAGCCGTGCGAGGCAGACGAGGGGCTCGGGGAGGACGAGGACAGCAGCTCGGAGCGCAGTTCCtgcacctcctcctccaccaacCAGAAAGACGGGAAGTTCTGCGACTGCTGCTACTGTGAGTTCTTCGGCCACAACGCG cccccggccgcTCCCACGAGCCGCAACTACGCCGAGATCCGGGAGAAGCTGCGTTCGCGCCTCACCaagaggaaagaggagctgCCACAGAAACTAGGGCACAACAGCAGCTCAGGAGAGCCCGCTGTGGACCACCGCAATGTGGACGAGCTGCTGGACTACATCAACAGCACAGAGCCCAAGCCCTTGAACAGTGCCAAGGCAGCCAAGCGGGCACGGCACAAGCAGAAGAAGAAG gagaaggagaaagccCAGCTGGAGGCGGAGGCCCAGAAGCGGGCAGAGCGTGCCCCCACAGCCGGCCAGGCCAGGGAGCCGGCCgaggagaagctgctggagtggccagagctggagctggagcgAGTGAACAGCTTCCTCAGCAGCCGGCTGCAGGAGATCAAGAACACCATCAAGGACTCCATCCGGGCCAGCTTCAGCGTCTACGACCTCAACCTGGATGTCAACGACTTCCCCAAGAAGGCAGCTGTCCTGGAGCAGAAGAACCTGCTCTCCCACCTCAATGGCTCCTCCGACCTGCAGGACATAGACCTGGCCCTGGCCCCGCTCAGCCTGGGCCCCGCCAAGAGCCACGCGCTGCTGCGGGGTGAGCTGGGCCCCCGATGGGGCGAGGGGCCCGGGGAGCCGCCACCAGCCCCGGGGGCCGAGAACGGCGTGGTGAAGCGCCTCAGCGCCGTGCCCAGCCTCTCCCGCATGATCTGGGTGCAGTCCAAGGCTGCGGACTCTGCCGCGGATGGCGGCAGGCTGAGCCCTGAGCCCAAGGAGGGACCGCAGCCCAAGGGGCTGGAGCCGCCGGAGCCGGTGCCCGCCGGGAGCCGGCAGCGGAAGAACAAGCGGCAGAGCGGGCAGGCAAAGAAAGGGGAGGGCGCTGCTGCCGTGCCCGGTGGCCAGGCCCGGCTGGAGAGCCCTGGTGCGAAGGGGCAGGTGCTGGGAACCAAGCACCCTTCCAAGGCCGGCGCCCCGGAGCCGCAGCGGGCGGGCGGCTGTGCCGAGCCGGGGGAGAGCGGCaaggggcagccctggggctgcggcggcggcaggCCGGAGAAGGAGAGAAGCGGCGAGGGGAAAGGCCGGAGGGCAGAGGGCAAAGCGGAGCTGCCAGAGCTggcgcagcagcagcagcagccgcctgCCCTGGCCGCAGGGGaccggcagctgcctgccccccctgccctggggg tcccccagcccaaGGGCAAGAGCAGGAAGAGCCGGAACAAGGTGGAGAAATCCAATACCTCGATCG atGACGTGTTCCTGCCCAAGGACCTGGACGGGGCGGAGATGGACGAGACTGACAGAGAAGTGGAGTATTTCAAGAG gTTCTGCCTGGACTCGGCCAAGCAGACGCGGCAGAAGGTGGCGGTGAACTGGACCAACTTCACCCTGAAGAAAACCACTTCCAGCGCAGCCCAGTGA
- the LOC127022163 gene encoding lateral signaling target protein 2 homolog, with translation MLPAALRRWLRRPKRSDPRLLSQFFFADERVTRVVAEINGLDAELDPQQYLVLLNQLHLSQAHLLAVLERIMEECIPTQRHSRDYLVKFPEELLVDNLGNHMLFAAECLLAGTFLEVEEADGAQLRPQARNLLCSLELVRTVLREQSLSQPGSYPEPVRAVLVQFDRLFAEFELSYVSSLVAVKSPEEIYRQQEIIVLFCETVERALRLGYLTQEMIDGYEPLLMFTIPRLAIISGLLIYPEGPLSLERSPEQMSRVFSPFYNLLKKIRDLLRVLSAEELCLLERSLCTAEPEDPCGPATPPAWGAAVPRADPPAPWCLLEVPHATPPPPTCTMRLGPPSMVDDLGTDWQWGPQPPGSSPGTGLDATPGARCSELRSRYSSTKDMLHTLFVCISGVADQLQTNFASDLRSILKTVFKIVASQAEPSEEPSASQEEDGDPCAADAPRVADCPLCSSPTEAAGLRRAGACRLPEWVPDSTCSQCSACRSPFTLLRRRHHCRSCGKIFCARCSPHAAALPHYGQLKPVRVCTHCYTAHLSPAPRRARSQ, from the exons ATGCTGCCCGCCGCCCTCCGCCGCTGGCTGCGCCGGCCCAAG CGCTCCGACCCCCGCCTGCTCTCCCAGTTCTTCTTTGCCGACGAGAGGGTGACGCGGGTGGTGGCCGAGATCAATGGGCTGGATGCCGAGCTGGACCCGCAGCAGTACCTGGTGCTCCTCAACCAGCTCCACCTCAGCCAG gctCACCTGCTGGCCGTCCTGGAGCGGATCATGGAGGAGTGCATCCCCACGCAGCGGCACAGCCGTGACTACCTGGTCAAGTTCCCTGAGGAGCTCTTGGTGGACAACCTGGGGAACCACATGCTGTTTGCCGCAGAG TGTCTCCTGGCCGGGACCTtcctggaggtggaggaggcgGACGGGGCGCAGCTGCGGCCCCAGGCCAGGAACCTGCTGTGCAGCCTGGAGCTGGTGCGGACGGTGCTGCgggagcagagcctgagccAGCCCGGCTCCTACCCGGAGCCCGTCCGGGCTGTGCTTGTCCAGTTTGACCGGCTCTTCGCGGAGTTCGAGCTGAG CTACGTGTCCTCGCTGGTGGCGGTGAAGTCTCCCGAGGAGATCTACAGGCAGCAGGAGATCATCGTGCTCTTCTGCGAGACAGTGGAGAG AGCCCTGCGCCTGGGCTACCTGACCCAAGAGATGATCGATGGCTACGAACCGCTGCTGATGTTCACCATCCCTCGCCTGGCCATTATCAG CGGCCTCCTCATCTACCCTGAGGGTCCCCTCAGCCTGGAGCGGAGCCCTGAGCAGATGTCCCGGGTCTTCAGCCCCTTCTACAACCTCCTGAAGAAGATCAG GGACTTGCTGCGGGTGCTGTCAGCAGAGGAGCTTTGCCTGCTGGAGAGGAGCCTGTGCACAGCTGAACCGGAGGATCCCTGCGGTCCGGCCACCCCCCCAGCTTGGGGGGCAGCTGTGCCCAGAGCGGACCCCCCTGCTCCCTGGTGTCTCCTTGAGGTGCCCCACgccaccccaccaccccccaccTGCACGATGCGGCTGGGACCCCCCAGCATGGTGGATGACCTGGGCACCGATTGGCAGTGGGG cccccagccccccgggAGCAGCCCAGGGACAGGGCTCGATGCCACCCCGGGTGCCCGCTGCTCCGAGCTGCGCTCCCGCTACAGCAGCACCAAGGACATGCTGCACACCCTCTTCGTCTGCATCTCGG GGGTGGCCGATCAGCTCCAGACCAACTTTGCGAGCGACCTGCGGAGCATCTTGAAAACGGTCTTCAAGATCGTTGCCTCGCAGGCAGAACCCTCGGAGGAGCCGAGTGCCAGCC AGGAAGAGGACGGTGACCCGTGTGCGGCAGATGCTCCTCGCGTGGCCGACTGCcccctgtgctccagccccacagaggCTGCCGGGCTCCGGAGGGCAG GCGCCTGCCGCCTGCCCGAGTGGGTGCCGGACAGCACGTGCAGCCAGTGCTCTGCCTGCCGCTCGCCCTTCACCCTGCTGCGCCGCAGGCACCACTGCCGCAGCTGCGGGAAG ATCTTCTGTGCCCGCTGCTCGCCGCATGCCGCGGCACTGCCACACTACGGCCAGCTGAAACCCGTGCGTGTCTGCACGCACTGCTACACCGCACACCTCTCGCCCGCGCCTCGGCGCGCCCGGAGCCAGTGA
- the MXD3 gene encoding LOW QUALITY PROTEIN: max dimerization protein 3 (The sequence of the model RefSeq protein was modified relative to this genomic sequence to represent the inferred CDS: substituted 1 base at 1 genomic stop codon): MEPAATSIQVLLQAAEFLERRERGAAGPRCPPCLAEAEHGYASPCPARSRRAVGSVRXAAGLGWAGLGGWRPAGSARSDHRGLSCRSVHNALEKHRRAQLRCCLERLKQQVPVGAGPSRPTTLSLLHRARLHIQRLEEQELRARKAKDQLRNRQQSLRRRLERLLSPASGERARADSLDSSQLSEPSEGEDAEIEVDGAVFGGDLLPGFGTWRDHSYSSPRSPTS; the protein is encoded by the exons atGGAGCCGGCGGCCACCAGCAtccaggtgctgctgcaggcGGCCGAGTTCCTGGAGCGGCGGGAGCGCGGGGCGGCCGGTCCCCGGTGCCCGCCGTGCCTGGCCGAGGCCGAGCACGGCTACGCCTCACCCTGCCCCGCGCGGTCCCGCCGGGCCGTGGGCAGCGTCAGGTGagcggcggggctgggctgggctgggctgggcggATGGCGGCCGGCCGGTAGCGCCCGTTCTGATCACCGGGGGCTCTCCTGCAGGTCGGTGCATAACGCGCTGGAGAAGCACAG GAGAGCCCAGCTCCGGTGCTGTCTGGAGCGGCTGAAGCAGCAGGTGCCGGTGGGCGCGGGGCCGTCCCGTCCCACCACGCTGAGCCTCCTGCACCGTGCCCGGCTTCACATCCAG aggctggaggagcaggagctgagggCACGAAAGGCCAAGGACCAGCTGCGTAACCGGCAGCAGAGCCTGCGGCGGCGGCTGGAACGGTTGCTCTCGCCCGCCAGCGGGGAACGGGCACGGGCTGACAGCCTGGACTCGTCCCAGCTCTCGGAGCCCTCTGAGGGAG AGGATGCCGAGATAGAGGTGGATGGTGCGGTGTTCGGCGGGGACCTGCTGCCCGGCTTCGGCACCTGGAGGGACCACAGCTACTCCAGCCCCCGCAGCCCCACGTCCTGA
- the PRELID1 gene encoding PRELI domain-containing protein 1, mitochondrial isoform X1, whose protein sequence is MGKYCASLGVLKGPWDQVFAAFWQRYPNPYSKHVLTEDIVHREVTADHKLLSRRLLTKTNRMPRWAERFFPANVAHSVYILEDSIVDPKNRTMTTFTWNINHARLMVVEERCVYQVNPENSNWTEVKREAWVSSSLFGVSRAVQEFGLARFKSNVTKSTKGFEYVLARMQGEAPSKTLVETAKEATEKAKETALAATEKAKDLASKAATKKKQYV, encoded by the exons aTGGGGAAGTACTGCGCCAGCCTGGGCGTCCTCAAGGGGCCCTGGGACCAGGTCTTCGCCGCCTTCTGGCAGCGATACCCCAACCCCTACAG CAAACATGTCCTGACCGAAGACATCGTGCACCGGGAGGTGACGGCAGACCACAAGCTGCTCTCCCGGCGGCTCCTGACCAAGACCAACCGGATGCCCCGGTGGGCAGAGCGCTTCTTCCCGGCCAATGTCGCCCACTCCGTCTACATCCTGGAGGACTCTATTGTGGACCCCAAGAACCGAACCATGACCACATTCACCTGGAACATCAACCACGCGCGTCTCATG GTGGTGGAGGAGCGCTGCGTGTACCAGGTGAACCCGGAGAACAGCAACTGGACCGAGGTCAAGCGGGAAGCCTgggtctcttccagcctgttTGGCGTCTCGCGGGCCGTCCAG GAGTTTGGTCTGGCCAGGTTCAAAAGCAACGTGACCAAGAGCACTAAGGGATTTGAATACGTGCTAGCAAGAATGCAAG GAGAAGCTCCATCCAAAACACTGGTGGAGACAGCGAAGGAAGCAACCGAGAAAGCCAAGGAGACGGCTCTGGCTGCTACGGAGAAAGCCAAGGACTTGGCGAGCAAGGCAGCCACCAAGAAGAAGCAGTACGTGTGA
- the PRELID1 gene encoding PRELI domain-containing protein 1, mitochondrial isoform X2 produces the protein MGKYCASLGVLKGPWDQVFAAFWQRYPNPYSKHVLTEDIVHREVTADHKLLSRRLLTKTNRMPRWAERFFPANVAHSVYILEDSIVDPKNRTMTTFTWNINHARLMVVEERCVYQVNPENSNWTEVKREAWVSSSLFGVSRAVQEFGLARFKSNVTKSTKGFEYVLARMQAKEATEKAKETALAATEKAKDLASKAATKKKQYV, from the exons aTGGGGAAGTACTGCGCCAGCCTGGGCGTCCTCAAGGGGCCCTGGGACCAGGTCTTCGCCGCCTTCTGGCAGCGATACCCCAACCCCTACAG CAAACATGTCCTGACCGAAGACATCGTGCACCGGGAGGTGACGGCAGACCACAAGCTGCTCTCCCGGCGGCTCCTGACCAAGACCAACCGGATGCCCCGGTGGGCAGAGCGCTTCTTCCCGGCCAATGTCGCCCACTCCGTCTACATCCTGGAGGACTCTATTGTGGACCCCAAGAACCGAACCATGACCACATTCACCTGGAACATCAACCACGCGCGTCTCATG GTGGTGGAGGAGCGCTGCGTGTACCAGGTGAACCCGGAGAACAGCAACTGGACCGAGGTCAAGCGGGAAGCCTgggtctcttccagcctgttTGGCGTCTCGCGGGCCGTCCAG GAGTTTGGTCTGGCCAGGTTCAAAAGCAACGTGACCAAGAGCACTAAGGGATTTGAATACGTGCTAGCAAGAATGCAAG CGAAGGAAGCAACCGAGAAAGCCAAGGAGACGGCTCTGGCTGCTACGGAGAAAGCCAAGGACTTGGCGAGCAAGGCAGCCACCAAGAAGAAGCAGTACGTGTGA
- the RAB24 gene encoding ras-related protein Rab-24, whose product MSGRRVDAKVVLLGQEGVGKSSLVERCAHRRFRPGPYQNTIGAAFVAKVMSVGDQTVTLGIWDTAGSERYEAMSRIYYRGARAAVVCYDLTDSSSFQRAKFWVNELQNCEESCRIYLCGTKSDLLEEDRRKRGVDFHDVQDYADEIKAELFETSSKTGQSVDELFQKVAEDYVHFTAFQVMTEEKGVDLGQRSGAYFYSCCHH is encoded by the exons ATGAGCGGGCGGCGGGTGGACGCCAaggtggtgctgctggggcaggagggcgTGGGCAAGAGCAGCCTGGTGGAGCGCTGCGCCCACCGCCGCTTCCGGCCCGGGCCCTACCAGAAC acaATCGGGGCCGCCTTCGTGGCCAAGGTGATGTCCGTGGGGGACCAGACGGTGACCCTGGGGATCTGG GACACGGCCGGCTCGGAGCGCTACGAGGCCATGAGTCGCATCTACTACCGCGGGGCACGGGCCGCCGTCGTCTGCTACG ATCTCACCGACAGCAGCAGTTTCCAGCGAGCCAAGTTCTGGGTGAATGAGCTGCAGAACTGCGAGGAG AGCTGCCGGATCTACCTGTGCGGCACCAAGAGCGACCTGCtggaggaggacaggaggaagCGGGGGGTCGACTTCCACGACGTGCAGGACTATGCCGACG AGATCAAGGCAGAGCTCTTTGAGACCTCCAGTAAGACGGGCCAGAGTGTGG ATGAGCTGTTCCAGAAGGTGGCTGAGGACTACGTCCACTTCACCGCCTTCCAGGTGATGACAG AGGAGAAGGGTGTCGACCTGGGCCAGAGGAGCGGTGCGTATTTCtacagctgctgccaccactgA